The Populus alba chromosome 6, ASM523922v2, whole genome shotgun sequence genome contains a region encoding:
- the LOC118032545 gene encoding zinc finger CCCH domain-containing protein 30, giving the protein MCCRLERLKLAATPTLPTISSDENQPSNVVMNHLTVETEDTFASLLELAANNDVEGFKQSIERDLSCVDEIGLWYGRKKGSKQMINEHRTPLMVAATYGSLDVIKVILSLSYVDVNRSCGVDKSTALHCAASGGALNAVDVVKLLLAAGADCNLADANGHRPIDVIVVPPKLQDVRLVLKELLAANGSHVEQNLRVSIATVNSNSPPLSPSMENGSPLSGSDSPTKAKLNDGPLASEKKEYPVDPSLPDIKNSIYSTDEFRMYSFKVRPCSRAYSHDWTECPFVHPGENARRRDPRKFHYSCVPCPDFRKGACRRGDMCEYAHGVFECWLHPAQYRTRLCKDGTNCARRVCFFAHTVEELRPLYVSTGSAVPSPRSSTSGATAMDFAAAMNLLTGSPSAASIMSPSPFTPPMSPSANGISQSSVAWPQPNVPALHLPGSNLQSSRLRSSLNARDIPADYNLLPDFDGQQQQLLSELSSLTQPSLNNNSMNHSGRLKTLTPSNLDDLFLAENSSPRYTGSSPRYADQALASAVFSPSHKSAVLNQFQQQQQSMLSPINTNFSPKNVDHPLLQASFASGRMSPRNVEPISPMSSRVSMLAQREKQLQQLRSLSSRELGSNAAAIVGSPVNTWSKWGSSNGKPDWTLSTDELGKLCRSNSFEFGNGDGPDLSWVQSLVKESPTEMKDELKMPVSSSIAASALPSESSNMNSQIETIDLDKMAGSWVEPLQIEQLVAQQN; this is encoded by the coding sequence ATGTGCTGTCGATTGGAGAGATTGAAGCTTGCAGCAACTCCTACACTACCCACAATATCTTCTGACGAAAACCAACCCTCCAACGTAGTCATGAATCACTTAACTGTGGAGACTGAAGATACCTTTGCTAGCTTGCTTGAGCTTGCTGCTAACAATGATGTTGAGGGCTTTAAGCAATCTATTGAGCGTGACCTTTCTTGTGTCGATGAAATTGGGCTATGGTATGGCCGAAAAAAGGGCTCTAAGCAGATGATTAATGAGCACAGGACCCCATTGATGGTTGCTGCTACATATGGTAGCCTTGATGTTATAAAGGTGATTCTTTCTCTATCCTATGTTGATGTCAATCGCTCTTGTGGTGTTGACAAGAGCACTGCCCTTCACTGTGCTGCCTCGGGCGGGGCTCTGAATGCTGTTGATGTTGTGAAGCTGCTTTTAGCAGCTGGTGCTGATTGTAATTTGGCTGATGCCAATGGTCACCGTCCAATCGATGTTATTGTTGTTCCACCAAAGCTCCAAGATGTGAGATTGGTTCTAAAGGAGCTCCTTGCTGCCAATGGTTCTCATGTTGAGCAAAATCTTAGGGTTTCCATAGCCACCGTGAATTCAAATTCTCCACCTCTTTCACCTTCCATGGAAAATGGATCTCCACTGTCAGGTTCAGATTCCCCAACGAAGGCTAAGTTAAACGATGGACCTTTAGCATCAGAGAAGAAAGAATATCCTGTTGATCCATCTCTCCCAGATATCAAGAACAGCATCTATTCTACAGATGAATTCCGAATGTATTCGTTCAAGGTAAGGCCTTGTTCTCGTGCCTATTCCCATGATTGGACCGAGTGCCCATTTGTTCACCCTGGTGAAAATGCTCGAAGAAGGGATCCTAGAAAGTTTCATTATAGCTGCGTTCCATGCCCTGATTTCCGAAAAGGGGCTTGTAGACGTGGAGACATGTGTGAATATGCTCATGGTGTTTTTGAGTGCTGGCTTCACCCTGCTCAATATAGAACCCGGCTGTGCAAAGACGGTACAAATTGTGCAAGGAGAGTTTGCTTTTTTGCTCACACCGTTGAGGAGCTCCGCCCATTATATGTATCTACGGGTTCTGCTGTACCCTCTCCACGCTCTAGTACATCAGGTGCTACTGCCATGGATTTCGCTGCTGCTATGAACCTCTTGACAGGCTCCCCTTCAGCTGCATCCATCATGTCTCCTTCGCCATTCACTCCACCTATGTCTCCTTCTGCCAATGGCATCTCACAATCCTCCGTGGCTTGGCCTCAACCAAATGTCCCAGCCTTGCATCTCCCTGGAAGCAACCTGCAGTCCAGTCGCCTGAGATCTTCCCTTAATGCGAGAGACATCCCAGCAGACTACAATTTACTTCCAGATTTTGATGGGCAGCAACAACAGCTTTTGAGTGAGTTATCCAGTCTCACTCAACCATCCTTGAACAATAACTCCATGAATCACTCTGGCCGATTGAAAACTTTAACCCCATCAAATCTTGATGATCTATTTTTGGCTGAGAACTCATCTCCTCGGTATACTGGCTCATCCCCTCGGTATGCTGATCAAGCATTGGCTTCAGCAGTTTTCTCTCCATCCCACAAATCTGCAGTTCTCAATCAGttccagcagcagcagcaaagcATGTTATCACCAATCAACACAAATTTTTCACCTAAGAATGTTGACCACCCTCTGTTGCAGGCTTCTTTTGCATCAGGCAGGATGTCACCCCGAAATGTGGAACCTATCTCGCCAATGAGCTCTCGGGTGTCCATGTTAGCTCAAAGAGAGAAGCAGCTACAGCAGTTGCGGAGCCTCAGCTCTAGGGAACTGGGCTCCAATGCTGCTGCCATTGTCGGCTCCCCAGTCAACACCTGGTCGAAATGGGGCTCGTCAAATGGGAAACCGGACTGGACCCTTAGTACAGATGAGCTGGGCAAGCTGTGCAGATCAAATTCATTTGAGTTTGGTAATGGAGACGGGCCTGATCTATCATGGGTTCAATCACTTGTCAAGGAATCTCCAACTGAGATGAAAGATGAGTTAAAAATGCCTGTATCCAGCAGTATTGCAGCAAGTGCTTTGCCAAGCGAGAGTTCAAATATGAACTCCCAAATCGAAACCATTGACCTTGACAAAATGGCAGGGTCATGGGTTGAGCCTTTGCAGATTGAGCAGCTTGTGGCTCAACAAAACTAA